A single region of the Actinoplanes sp. SE50/110 genome encodes:
- a CDS encoding methionine ABC transporter permease produces MDEFLTNLPVFREAIGQTFYIVSISVVAGGLLGLALGLILYATRPGSLLANRAVFLIVNILVNIVRPIPFVIFLTAIQPLMLATIGTTIGTDAVTFALSLAAAFAVSRIIEQNLLAVEPGVIEAARAAGARPISILLTVVVPEALGPVILGYTFIFVGVVDMSAQAGLFGGGGLGDFAVTYGSQRYNWPVVYITVATIIVIVQAGQFLGNFLARRALRR; encoded by the coding sequence GTGGACGAATTCCTCACCAACCTGCCGGTCTTCCGGGAGGCGATCGGGCAGACCTTCTACATCGTGAGCATCTCGGTGGTCGCGGGTGGGCTGCTCGGCCTGGCGCTCGGACTGATCCTGTACGCCACCAGGCCCGGGAGCCTGCTCGCCAACCGGGCGGTCTTCCTGATCGTGAACATCCTGGTCAACATCGTACGACCGATTCCGTTCGTGATCTTTCTGACCGCGATCCAGCCGCTGATGCTCGCCACGATCGGCACGACGATCGGCACCGACGCGGTGACCTTCGCGCTGTCGCTGGCGGCGGCGTTCGCGGTCAGCCGGATCATCGAACAGAACCTGCTCGCCGTGGAACCCGGCGTGATCGAGGCGGCCCGGGCGGCCGGCGCCCGGCCGATCAGCATCCTGCTGACCGTGGTCGTGCCCGAAGCGCTCGGGCCGGTCATCCTCGGCTACACGTTCATCTTCGTCGGGGTGGTCGACATGTCCGCCCAGGCGGGACTGTTCGGCGGCGGCGGGCTCGGTGACTTCGCGGTCACCTACGGGTCGCAGCGGTACAACTGGCCGGTCGTCTACATCACGGTCGCGACGATCATCGTGATCGTGCAGGCCGGGCAGTTCCTCGGGAACTTCCTGGCGCGGCGGGCGCTGCGCCGATAA